The DNA window GGGAAGAAATGGAGTATGATGAAACGATAGATCCAAATTTTGCCCTTTCTGTCTTCAAATGGGATACAACGGAGAAAATTTTAACCGGTAGAAGACCTTCCAATCCTGAGATGTCAAAGCATATCTGGGAAGGAGATTTTCCTAAAAAATTAGCTTTGGGCAAACATAAAGTGGAGGTAAGAGCTATAGATAGGTATGGAAATGAGTTTTCAGCTTCAGAAGAATTTGAAGTACAGAATTCTATCCAGATTCCTTAAGACTTTTAATTTTTTACTATACTTTTTTTAGATTTTGGAACCGGCTCGTATTGAGCCGGTTTTGTTGTTACGGTCTATTTTTAATTTTAATTTAAAAGTCTCTCCGCAATCTGGGAATCCAGGTTTTGCTGTTAATGTATTATTTTCAGAATAAAATAAATGTTGAGACTTTGAATATAAAGTCAGAAATTGAAAAGGACTTTATAGAATAGTCATTAAAAAACTATTAAATATCTGTTCTCCCCACTCTGTAAAAATGTTCTTTCGTAACTTTGTAAGACGTAAAAGTATTAGATTATGAATATAAACGGAAAAAATGCCATCGTAACTGGTGGTGGAAGAGGTTTAGGAAAAGCTGTAGCAATAGCTTTAGCTCATGAAGGAGTGAATGTAGCCATCACAGGAAGAAACGAAGAAAATCTTAAAAATACAGTTGAAGAAATCCAAAAACTGGGAGTGAATTCAGCCTATGCCATATTCAGTATTGATGATGAAGCTGCTGTAAAAGCAGGTATTGAAACTTTAGCTGAAAAATTAGGCGGAGTGGATATCCTGGTTAATAATGCTGGAATCGGCGATTTCGGAACCATAGAAGATATGCCTTCTGAAACTTGGGAGCAGGTCATTAAAACCAATTTGTTCGGAGTATATTATGCTGCAAAAGCTGTTCATCCCTTCATGAAAGCCAAAGGAGAAGGTGATATCGTCAATGTAGCCTCTACAGCCGGATTGAAAGGAGGCCCGAATATGTCAGCATATGCAGCTTCCAAGGCAGCCGTGGTTTCTTTATCACAATCTATGATGGCAGAATGGAGAAAACAAAACATCCGTGTGATTACATTAACTCCAAGTACCATTGCTTCAGATATGTCTATCCAGGGAGGCCTTACAGACGGAAACCCTGATAAAGTACTTCAGCCAGAAGATTTTGCAGAATGGGTAAGAGATATTTTGAAAATGAACAGAAGAGCATTAATTGCCAATGGTTCTATTTTCTCTACAAATCCTTAATAAATTGAAAATTGATTTCAGTTGTAAGATACAATCAATGGGAGCGGGCTTTAGCCCGCTCTTCTTATTGAATCCCCTTCCATTGGCTTTAGCCAAAACTTAAAAATTCAAACGAATCATTCAATAAAAACACATAAGAATTCCCGGCTTTGGCCAAAACTTATCCTTTCCATTTTTGTAACAATAATAACATTAGTATTTTTGCAACAAATTATTCACATGCAAAATTATTTAGAATTCGATTTCAAAATTTCTCCGCTTCAACCATGGAACGAAATTTTAATGGCAGAGCTTATCGAAATAGGTTTTGACAGTTTCACAGAAGAGCTGGAAGGTATTTTAGGATATATTCAGAAAGATGTATTTAAAGAAGAGGACTTGAAAGCTTTACCGCTTTTTCAAAATGAAGACGTGAAAATAGAATACAGTTTCAAGGAAATGCCTAATATCAACTGGAACGAAGAATGGGAAAAGAATTTTGAACCCATCAATATCGATGATAAAGTATTGATCAGAGCAGAATTCCATGAGTCTGTACCGGGAATGCATGAAATTATTATCCAACCTAAAATGTCATTTGGGACAGGACATCATCCGACAACACACCTGATGATCCAGCAGATGATGGACATCGATTTCAACGGTAAAAAAGTGCTGGATATGGGATGTGGAACTTCTGTGCTGGCGATTTATGCAAAACAGCAGGGAGCAGGAGATACTAAAGCGATTGATATCGACGAATGGTCCGTAGAAAACTCAAAAGAAAATTCGGTTAGAAACGGTGTTGAGCTTGATATCGAGCAGGGAACTGCTGATAACCTAGGAAAAGAAAATTATGATATTATCTTAGCCAATATCAACAGGAACATCCTTATTTCTGATATCCCGACTTATGTTTCTGTACTGAATAAAGGTGGAAAATTATTGCTTTCAGGACTATGTTTCTTTGATGTAGATGATATTCTTGAAGTTTGTAAAGAAAACGGACTTGAATTGAAAAAACAGCTGCAACGTGAAGAGTGGGTAAGCCTTCTGCTTGAAAAATAATACAAAAACAAAATAACAAATATGAAAACTTTATGGACAGCTTTATTTGTAATGACGTTGCACTTTTTTGCAGCTCAGGAAAATGAAGTATATGCAGACGGAGTTTTTGGGTTTGAAGACAATAAAGCCCAGAAAATTTTTACAGATTGGACGAGAATCAGAAAGGAACCTGGTGTTAACGCTCAGATTTTAGATTCCTTATCTACCAACCAGCAGGTAATGATTCTTAAGAAAGAGGAGGCCGTTCCCGTTTTGCAATTGGGGGAAAGGAAAGCCAATTGGTATAAAATCTCCTACCAAAAGGGTGATGTTACTTCTGAAGGATATGTTTGGGGTGGCAATCTTTGTGTAGGCTATCGCAATAAAAATGGCTATGCTTTTCTTTTTGGACTTTCAAAAACCGTGGACCGGAAGAATAAAGAGTTTGCCGATATCATCGAAAAACAGAATATCGCAGGGGTAAAAGTGATGGAAGGAAATACGCTGCTGGATGAGGTTTATTTTAATACCGGAAGAGGAGAAGAGCTTAATACTGCTGCTTTTACTATTGAAAGCAATCACAAACTGGAAAATGTTGAATTTACCTTAAAAGCAATGGTTTCCGGCGAAGCTTGTGGTATTGCGACATATGATCAATATATCCTTTTTAAAGATAAAAAATTAATTGCACTTCCTCAATTAATGAATGTTGGTGATGCCGGAGTGTTCTATCATAGCGAAACCTATGTTTTTCCTAATGATAAAGGAGGTATTCCCAATGCATTTATCCTTAAAACAGAAGATGCTGAGACAGATGAAAAGAATAGCGAAACAAAAAAACGCTCTTCCAAAACCTATCTATGGAACGGAAATTTGTATAAACTTAAATAAGTTTTAAAATAAATAGACTTTAGACCACTGTATAATGCAGTGGTTTTTTTGTGCCTCAAAGTCTTTCTTGTAAAGGCTTGGGAAGTAAAATGTTAATTTGCAAATCAAGTGGAAAGATTTTATTTTTACATGAGATAAAAAACGAACAGATGAGCTTTATTGACGATTTGCTACCGATTATATTTTCCATTTTTGTAGGAGGTATCATTGGGATTGAAAGAGAATATCAGCTGAAGTCGGCTGGTTTGAGAACCATGATTTTGGTAACTTTGGGTTCCTGTATGTTTACGATGCTTTCTGCGAGTCTTGGCGCGGGATCCAGCCCGGATCGTATCGCTGCCAATATTATTACAGGAATTGGTTTTGTAGGAGCAGGAGTTATCTTTAAAGAAGAAAACAGGGTTTCGGGATTGACAACCGCTGTTACCATATGGATTTGTGCCTCCTTAGGAATGACGATAGGAGCCGGATATTATACTGAAGCTATTATTGGTTCTGTGGCAGTGTTTTTATTGCTTATTGTATTCAAGTACGTTCAGAATGTTATCGATAGGATAAGTACCCGCTATACCTACCAGGTGA is part of the Chryseobacterium lactis genome and encodes:
- a CDS encoding 3-ketoacyl-ACP reductase: MNINGKNAIVTGGGRGLGKAVAIALAHEGVNVAITGRNEENLKNTVEEIQKLGVNSAYAIFSIDDEAAVKAGIETLAEKLGGVDILVNNAGIGDFGTIEDMPSETWEQVIKTNLFGVYYAAKAVHPFMKAKGEGDIVNVASTAGLKGGPNMSAYAASKAAVVSLSQSMMAEWRKQNIRVITLTPSTIASDMSIQGGLTDGNPDKVLQPEDFAEWVRDILKMNRRALIANGSIFSTNP
- the prmA gene encoding 50S ribosomal protein L11 methyltransferase, which translates into the protein MQNYLEFDFKISPLQPWNEILMAELIEIGFDSFTEELEGILGYIQKDVFKEEDLKALPLFQNEDVKIEYSFKEMPNINWNEEWEKNFEPINIDDKVLIRAEFHESVPGMHEIIIQPKMSFGTGHHPTTHLMIQQMMDIDFNGKKVLDMGCGTSVLAIYAKQQGAGDTKAIDIDEWSVENSKENSVRNGVELDIEQGTADNLGKENYDIILANINRNILISDIPTYVSVLNKGGKLLLSGLCFFDVDDILEVCKENGLELKKQLQREEWVSLLLEK
- a CDS encoding SH3 domain-containing protein — translated: MKTLWTALFVMTLHFFAAQENEVYADGVFGFEDNKAQKIFTDWTRIRKEPGVNAQILDSLSTNQQVMILKKEEAVPVLQLGERKANWYKISYQKGDVTSEGYVWGGNLCVGYRNKNGYAFLFGLSKTVDRKNKEFADIIEKQNIAGVKVMEGNTLLDEVYFNTGRGEELNTAAFTIESNHKLENVEFTLKAMVSGEACGIATYDQYILFKDKKLIALPQLMNVGDAGVFYHSETYVFPNDKGGIPNAFILKTEDAETDEKNSETKKRSSKTYLWNGNLYKLK
- a CDS encoding MgtC/SapB family protein; protein product: MSFIDDLLPIIFSIFVGGIIGIEREYQLKSAGLRTMILVTLGSCMFTMLSASLGAGSSPDRIAANIITGIGFVGAGVIFKEENRVSGLTTAVTIWICASLGMTIGAGYYTEAIIGSVAVFLLLIVFKYVQNVIDRISTRYTYQVTLPYHEDAVEKYENIFKEHHLQSRRGKQMRSGEKFTIVWLVQGAAQNHASCAKVLLNDKTIEEFKF